A genomic region of Mesobacillus jeotgali contains the following coding sequences:
- the rocF gene encoding arginase: MKKLSIIGMPMDLGQMRRGVDMGPSAIRYAGINERLKVLFDEIEDLGDIAVGRPEVKIDPNSNLRNLELVAEKNSLLADEVDKIIESGSFPLVLGGDHSIAIGTLTGVSKHYKNLGVIWYDAHGDLNTAETSPSGNIHGMPLAASLGLGHEMLTQLGGYSPKVKPENIVIIGARALDDGEKDLIKELGIKVFTMHEIDRLGMATVIEETVNYLKDKTDGVHLSLDLDGLDPTDAPGVGTPVTGGISYRESHLAMEMLAEAKIVTSAEFVEVNPILDDKNKTAGAAVALMGSLFGEKLL; this comes from the coding sequence ATGAAGAAACTTTCGATAATTGGCATGCCGATGGATTTGGGTCAGATGAGAAGGGGAGTCGACATGGGCCCAAGTGCAATCCGTTATGCGGGAATAAATGAAAGATTAAAAGTGTTATTTGATGAGATAGAGGATTTGGGAGATATAGCAGTTGGCCGGCCAGAGGTGAAGATTGATCCTAACAGCAATCTGCGCAACCTGGAGCTGGTGGCAGAAAAAAATAGTTTGCTTGCAGATGAGGTAGACAAGATTATTGAATCAGGTTCATTTCCGCTAGTATTAGGTGGTGACCATAGTATTGCGATTGGCACTTTGACAGGTGTATCCAAGCATTATAAGAACCTGGGTGTCATTTGGTATGATGCACATGGAGACTTGAATACAGCAGAAACTTCTCCATCGGGAAACATCCACGGAATGCCGCTGGCTGCGAGCTTAGGGTTGGGACATGAAATGCTAACTCAGTTAGGCGGCTATTCACCAAAGGTAAAACCAGAAAACATTGTCATCATCGGGGCCCGTGCTTTGGATGATGGTGAGAAGGATTTAATCAAGGAGCTTGGCATCAAGGTGTTCACGATGCATGAAATTGACCGGCTGGGGATGGCTACGGTCATTGAGGAAACAGTCAACTATCTTAAAGATAAGACAGATGGCGTCCATCTTTCACTTGATTTGGATGGGCTGGATCCTACAGATGCTCCTGGTGTCGGCACGCCGGTAACCGGAGGTATCAGTTATCGTGAGAGTCATCTGGCCATGGAGATGCTGGCAGAAGCAAAAATTGTTACTTCAGCTGAATTTGTTGAAGTGAATCCAATCCTTGATGACAAGAACAAAACTGCTGGCGCAGCAGTAGCGTTGATGGGTTCTTTATTTGGAGAGAAACTTTTGTAA
- a CDS encoding aspartyl-phosphate phosphatase Spo0E family protein, whose product MCADTLLKDIENCRKEMVELAAKTSLSNQRVVDISTKLDHLLNKYYHLTSKKTFLY is encoded by the coding sequence GTGTGTGCAGATACATTGTTGAAGGATATTGAAAATTGCCGTAAAGAAATGGTTGAATTAGCCGCAAAAACCTCGCTGTCAAATCAACGGGTTGTAGACATCAGCACTAAACTCGACCACTTACTAAATAAATATTATCACTTAACCTCAAAAAAGACATTCCTATATTAA
- the sigW gene encoding RNA polymerase sigma factor SigW has product METIVKHRIKQVIKGDQNAYGEIVEVYKDKVFQLCYRMLGNRHEAEDISQEAFIRAYININSFNQNLKFSTWLYRIATNLCIDRIRKKKPDYFLDAEVPGTEGLTMYSQVPSETPLPEDEVESIELHDTIQKEISKLPDKYRSVIVLKYIEELSLNEISEILDLPLGTVKTRIHRGREALRQQLRHV; this is encoded by the coding sequence ATGGAGACAATTGTAAAACACAGAATAAAACAGGTGATCAAGGGAGACCAGAATGCCTATGGAGAGATTGTTGAGGTATACAAGGACAAGGTATTCCAGCTTTGCTACCGTATGCTCGGGAATCGGCATGAGGCAGAGGATATTTCACAAGAAGCATTTATCCGTGCATATATCAATATCAACAGCTTCAATCAAAACTTGAAGTTTTCAACATGGCTGTATAGAATTGCTACTAACCTATGTATTGACCGGATTCGCAAAAAGAAACCAGATTATTTTCTGGATGCAGAAGTGCCTGGGACAGAGGGATTAACCATGTACTCCCAGGTTCCATCTGAGACTCCTTTGCCAGAGGATGAGGTTGAAAGTATCGAATTGCACGATACAATCCAAAAAGAAATTTCAAAACTACCCGATAAATACAGGTCGGTCATCGTATTAAAGTATATTGAAGAACTCAGCCTGAATGAGATCAGTGAAATACTGGATTTGCCGCTTGGCACAGTGAAGACGAGGATCCATCGAGGAAGAGAAGCCTTAAGGCAACAGTTGCGACACGTATAA
- a CDS encoding anti-sigma factor family protein, whose amino-acid sequence MKCSEQIIDYMHEYLDEEISEEHEKILREHLQSCSDCQEYFRELNKAIALVQSTSHIQAPDDFTSKVMAGLPKEKKKTEIQRWFRSHPIFTAASLFLVLMTGSILSTWNEEHQFSVSKQPNLIVENDTVIVPEGEVVKGDVVVRNGKVKIEGEVQGNVTVINGQKYMASAGNVTGEITEVNEVFEWIWYHIKKTAKNTADLFENDEKEQSFQ is encoded by the coding sequence ATGAAATGTTCCGAACAAATTATCGACTATATGCATGAATATCTAGATGAAGAAATCTCCGAAGAACATGAAAAGATTTTAAGGGAGCACCTGCAAAGCTGTTCAGATTGCCAGGAATACTTCAGGGAGCTGAATAAAGCAATCGCTCTTGTTCAGAGCACCTCTCACATCCAGGCACCAGATGATTTTACTTCAAAAGTAATGGCCGGCCTGCCAAAGGAAAAGAAAAAGACGGAAATCCAGCGCTGGTTCAGGAGTCATCCGATTTTTACAGCTGCCTCGCTCTTCCTGGTTTTAATGACAGGCAGCATCTTGTCAACTTGGAACGAAGAACATCAGTTTTCCGTATCGAAGCAGCCTAATTTAATCGTTGAAAATGATACAGTAATCGTGCCTGAAGGTGAAGTTGTCAAGGGTGATGTCGTTGTGAGGAATGGCAAAGTCAAAATCGAAGGTGAAGTACAGGGCAATGTCACAGTGATCAACGGCCAGAAATACATGGCTTCTGCAGGCAATGTCACAGGAGAAATAACCGAGGTAAATGAAGTATTCGAGTGGATCTGGTACCATATAAAGAAGACCGCCAAAAATACAGCAGATCTTTTTGAGAACGACGAAAAGGAACAGTCATTCCAGTAG
- the cdaA gene encoding diadenylate cyclase CdaA: MSFADFDFLEYLANIVDILLVWFVIYKLIAIIRGTKAVQLLKGIFVILIVKFVSDYFGLNTLSWMMEQVLTWGFLAIIIIFQPELRRALEQLGRGRLFARSGLQEEEDEEKMVEAIIKATDYMAKRRIGALISIERETGMSDYIETGIQLQSKISSELLINLFIPNTPLHDGAVVIQKNIVAAAACYLPLSESPFISKELGTRHRAALGISEVTDSITIVVSEETGNVSVTRNGELYRDLSGETLRELLTAELISPSRIKQAASTRWNWRGKKNG; this comes from the coding sequence ATGTCGTTTGCGGATTTCGATTTTTTAGAATATCTAGCTAATATTGTTGACATTCTCCTGGTTTGGTTCGTCATTTATAAGCTGATTGCGATAATTCGAGGAACGAAGGCTGTCCAGCTTTTAAAAGGGATCTTTGTCATCCTGATCGTAAAGTTTGTCAGTGATTACTTCGGATTGAATACTCTTAGCTGGATGATGGAACAAGTATTAACCTGGGGATTCCTGGCCATTATCATCATCTTCCAGCCCGAATTGCGACGGGCACTCGAACAGCTCGGCAGGGGACGGCTCTTTGCCAGATCAGGGCTGCAGGAAGAGGAAGACGAAGAGAAGATGGTGGAGGCCATTATCAAGGCAACCGATTATATGGCGAAGCGCCGAATCGGAGCATTGATCTCAATTGAAAGAGAAACAGGAATGAGTGATTACATAGAAACAGGCATACAGCTTCAATCAAAAATCTCCTCTGAACTGTTGATTAATCTTTTTATACCAAATACACCGCTTCATGATGGAGCTGTAGTCATACAGAAAAACATCGTAGCAGCGGCTGCATGTTATTTGCCGCTTTCGGAAAGTCCGTTCATCTCGAAGGAGCTGGGTACAAGGCACAGGGCCGCACTCGGAATCAGTGAAGTAACTGACAGTATCACGATCGTTGTTTCTGAGGAGACAGGGAATGTATCGGTTACCCGTAACGGCGAACTTTACCGTGACTTGAGCGGGGAAACGCTAAGGGAACTGCTCACAGCTGAACTGATTTCTCCATCAAGAATCAAGCAGGCCGCTTCTACCCGCTGGAATTGGAGGGGGAAGAAAAATGGATAA
- a CDS encoding CdaR family protein, whose protein sequence is MDKWMDNPWFIKVVALVLAVLLFGSVPKNDPDKPGDVNVPSDEKVETVEDVPVKRVYDTDTLVVSGVPETVTVTLQGPKNLVQQAKTLRNFEVFVDLTEAELGNQRVPITIKDVSDRLTVTIEPGYANVSIQEKVTKEFRVEAEFSGNIVEEGYIAEKPEVKPNKVQITGAKDVVDKITFVKATVNSSGKISETITREASVLALDKDMNKLNVVVEPQVVEVTIPIKSSSKKVPIDIVRKGTPPSGVTIDSITLETKEAEIIADPGVLEEFDNVRVEVDVSKIDEDTEITLPVIIGEGIVKVSPETVKVVVKVTKASEKSISNVPIEIDGMGEDFEVNFLDPANGQTNLTVSGPSDIVSALSSDDFKILIDVTELDEGNHEVDMKVTAPQNITWRLAKEKASISVAKKDA, encoded by the coding sequence ATGGATAAATGGATGGATAATCCCTGGTTCATAAAAGTCGTTGCCCTGGTTCTAGCCGTCCTGCTCTTTGGGTCTGTCCCTAAGAACGACCCAGATAAGCCCGGAGATGTGAATGTGCCATCAGATGAAAAGGTGGAGACAGTTGAAGACGTACCGGTAAAAAGGGTTTATGATACCGATACTTTAGTAGTATCCGGTGTGCCTGAGACGGTTACAGTTACCCTGCAAGGCCCGAAAAACCTTGTTCAGCAGGCGAAAACTCTACGGAATTTCGAAGTGTTCGTAGATTTGACAGAGGCCGAACTCGGAAATCAGCGAGTCCCGATTACGATTAAAGATGTCTCGGATCGCCTGACCGTTACCATCGAACCTGGTTATGCGAATGTTTCCATCCAGGAGAAGGTAACGAAGGAATTCAGGGTGGAGGCTGAGTTCAGCGGTAATATAGTTGAGGAAGGCTATATAGCCGAGAAACCAGAGGTAAAGCCTAATAAAGTCCAAATAACAGGTGCCAAAGATGTAGTTGATAAAATCACTTTTGTGAAAGCAACTGTCAATTCATCAGGGAAAATATCAGAAACAATCACACGAGAAGCAAGTGTTCTAGCTTTGGATAAAGATATGAACAAGCTTAATGTCGTTGTGGAACCTCAGGTTGTCGAGGTAACAATCCCGATTAAAAGTTCAAGCAAGAAGGTACCGATCGATATTGTCCGGAAAGGAACTCCTCCAAGTGGAGTAACAATCGATTCAATAACGTTGGAAACGAAGGAAGCAGAAATCATCGCTGACCCAGGCGTACTCGAGGAATTTGATAATGTCAGGGTAGAAGTGGATGTCAGCAAGATTGATGAGGATACGGAGATCACCCTCCCGGTCATCATCGGTGAAGGAATTGTCAAGGTTTCACCCGAAACGGTCAAAGTGGTCGTGAAAGTCACAAAGGCTTCCGAGAAAAGCATTTCAAATGTTCCCATAGAAATTGATGGGATGGGTGAAGATTTTGAAGTTAACTTCCTTGATCCCGCAAACGGTCAGACGAATTTGACCGTTTCTGGGCCGAGTGATATTGTTTCAGCTCTGTCATCCGATGATTTTAAAATCCTGATTGATGTGACGGAACTGGATGAAGGAAATCATGAAGTCGACATGAAGGTGACAGCACCTCAAAATATAACGTGGAGATTGGCTAAAGAAAAAGCCAGTATATCGGTTGCGAAAAAAGATGCGTAA